A single Anopheles funestus chromosome 2RL, idAnoFuneDA-416_04, whole genome shotgun sequence DNA region contains:
- the LOC125766532 gene encoding myb-like protein Q produces the protein MEPAVTATTTTTTTSTGSAKTQIPPPTSGAPTSCLQQQQQGTTNSISNGTSKGHRTSRTSKQSILINGRTKTNATARHQNHFHHQHSHPSSHLHHHHPHQPCSTAQQQQQQQQQSQQPLLKHYHIPLQDTYHSQQPLQPLHLSTLRLGQGSCYAPPPPPPLPTSKLAPPQTLSLALPPCNGSYLGQLSASSSNSSSHQHHHHHHYHHHLQPSGRIATISSPMSPPGSCCGGGTVTRPNELNCCPIAVDPSQQLRAAPQSDVPTPTLVKVKAWYTVTKQGLTY, from the coding sequence ATGGAACCGGCTGtaactgctactactactactactactactagcaCCGGAAgcgcaaaaacacaaataccACCACCGACATCGGGTGCACCAACGTCGtgcctgcagcagcagcagcaaggcACCACGAACAGCATCAGCAATGGTACGTCCAAAGGACACCGGACGTCCCGGACAAGCAAACAATCGATACTGATCAACGGACGAACCAAGACGAACGCTACAGCGCGGCATCAGAATCACTTCCACCATCAACACAGTCATCCATCGAGtcaccttcatcatcatcatccgcatcAGCCCTGTTCTACagctcaacagcagcagcagcagcaacagcaaagcCAACAACCGCTGCTCAAGCACTATCACATTCCGCTGCAGGATACGTATCACTCGCAGCAGCCGTTGCAACCGCTCCATCTGTCCACGCTAAGGCTCGGTCAAGGGTCCTGCTATGCTCCACCGCCACCCCCGCCACTGCCCACATCCAAGCTGGCACCGCCCCAAACACTGTCGCTGGCATTGCCACCGTGCAATGGATCCTACCTGGGGCAGCTGTCCGCTTCCTCCTCGAACTCGTCCTCGcatcagcaccatcatcaccatcactaCCATCACCATCTGCAACCATCGGGCCGTATTGCTACGATTTCATCTCCAATGTCACCGCCCGGTTCCTGCTGTGGTGGTGGTACCGTAACCCGACCGAACGAACTGAATTGTTGTCCGATTGCGGTAGATCCATCACAGCAGCTACGCGCGGCACCACAGTCCGACGTTCCTACACCGACACTGGTCAAGGTGAAGGCTTGGTATACGGTCACTAAGCAGGGCCTAACCTATTGA